One Polypterus senegalus isolate Bchr_013 chromosome 10, ASM1683550v1, whole genome shotgun sequence DNA segment encodes these proteins:
- the LOC120536713 gene encoding interferon-induced very large GTPase 1-like, producing MATIILEQDRKTKCKHLCAVKEADNFLVDINNWVCSEEEILSKLLEFQKKLYETTHNFDIWIKKCLPDPSLENILSRIVSRYDEFPHETNKSVWLRMHAVLLPPGLNKREDTAVVRRWLHSPEAKIKHQAKANSGGELPKNKVDELSLLLSIANILGYAKPDKTFGSLLGPQSTSLWHDELQKSLETYYTVGTDNISASQALLILTGLTLTAGSNVVTPDLKTQRLDFISSHLQEPLCEDIVQLLSNFDLRSNNWQEVEEKLVIIKDINNEIKNHTKVPEVQRGLPMIANMEGTKLLQSKVHSVTMNQMPDTPGWRVIERLGLKDYCPKKLTTSDFLVLDMSSTERSQPATEKELPFFYLQKLFMVDYRAREVVPIKNEKKMSLLQNCTKETEDLGVDDFFNEDNEGSSDVNTNLTDIHFMDVQMAIYHCADMLLWQYIVSKLSFCQYALPLLVPNPFTGMIEFPLWSFRPLKKSWKSSGISKNGKNDVDCKNASICETIIPIVSFLRLGQSFSSKSQILNGVINNQKHNTFYHRHCKGSRGKCHFMDGVVEISWYCPRGKDDDLFNDCIAFANLRGDARDHPKQLDFLLCTSSVIIILMTDADRNKDGKVILEKLLKSQTPLICLCADKETVPKGNYKNKVKIPVLNQNQAELFQKLRICIKDMLYRSEVMVTVDNCAEIARNSNLKIDEDDDDCKAAMVKAESVVAWLKQVSSSAVKELFFPLQGDLWHSWCKKNKELTRLQAKEIQSIEQTKSTIESEKGKLRREQYRIGFPPNEVLAEFITYLKILSVTQKKLFLKWLGIRLDEVPALNHSQKSGEESSIGGSVKQKSQKTDMAKEEWEASSLKPSTLGLEILLRELGQIYEALDFQSGKKNELFLTLPQLAAELMITGYPIELLDGDASHIPVTWINSVLQRVIEKLGDKRIFVLSVLGIQSTGKSTLLNSLFGLQFAVSAGQCTRGAFMQLIKVKEGQEDLRFDYLLVIDTEGLRALELGNKSALHHDNELATFVIGIANLTLVNIFGENPSDMQDILQIAVQAFLRMKKINLSPSCIFVHQNVGDVLADERNREGRYRLKERLDDMTQTAAKQEVCDVTQFKDVIRFDIDRHVHYFTHLWEGNPPMAPPNPSYCENVQKLKEMLFSEEMQVGILKMSQFKARVQDFWSALLDEDFVFSFKNTLEVGAYRKLSEEYGKWSWQLRSEVLEMENDMKSQIENHIVREVTVLDLEEKIRKKYENLETEIEQYFENDKDKDILAQWSGKIKLNFKNLKEDLIKEVKRVLDSFSLMIQSIRKVEEQKSKYEMELMKKSQEVALQLKDKATDETELKKAFENLWIEWVTRVKSDMPQLEDPIIEADFDRTLSEHFENKLIRSCRDRKTYQKVATASDFSIYLNMKKGNPLKNVMKITDGFIYNIDEQDHQCMRNLTKTLIQNARDYIEGKETTMADYNQNYIHEMMKKIYEEVKHCDCNKHRFEIKKEYSIDVALHIREEAVHSFQEMHYTFKKANNPLEYLQGKKSDFFESFKMLCSGTTMAALLADKITQNVKKTIRKEAFKKVTPFVIKDSQKSDPALNGDRANLEQHILQSLMEKCDFQEFIQYASSPKSYYEEFIRKRVDEYFSLNNEKIGLKFQDHLNKIGVKISKLFGFTIDEENTDPFAWLNIFAGQSDGMFFSKNDFRGYQNVDPQDITFFRDTLENSLLNAVNELKEEFNGKQPIDRKLLSCQPDEMLIQQLNGCWVTCPLCHAVCANSFTDHEGDHSTRFHRPQGVSGIKWHSTDRLVVSICSSLVESKCKMVLHKNNKKLQYKQYRKAGPEYANWSIKPDRSTQPLWKWFLCQFKSDLEKEYNGILEDIPPEWNRFTKEDVMNSLMDTK from the coding sequence ATGGCAACAATAATTCTTGAACAGGATAGAAAAACCAAATGTAAGCACTTATGTGCAGTGAAAGAGGCTGACAACTTTTTAGTAGACATTAACAACTGGGTGTGCTCAGAGGAGGAGATCTTATCAAAGCTACTTGAATTTCAAAAGAAGCTCTATGAAACGACTCATAattttgatatttggattaaaaagtgtttaccCGATCCTTCTTTGGAAAATATTTTATCCAGGATTGTTTCCCGATATGATGAATTTCCACATGAGACAAATAAAAGTGTGTGGCTCCGTATGCATGCTGTTCTTCTTCCTCCTGGCTTAAACAAAAGAGAGGATACTGCTGTTGTGAGAAGATGGCTGCACTCACCTGAAGCAAAGATTAAACATCAAGCTAAGGCCAATTCTGGTGGTGAACTTCCAAAAAATAAAGTAGACGAATTGTCCCTGTTGCTGTCTATTGCTAATATTTTGGGTTATGCCAAACCAGACAAGACTTTCGGCTCTCTTCTTGGGCCCCAAAGCACTTCTCTCTGGCATGATGAACTTCAAAAGTCTCTTGAGACCTATTACACCGTGGGAACTGACAACATTTCTGCATCGCAGGCCCTCCTGATTTTGACTGGCCTTACGTTAACTGCTGGATCCAATGTAGTAACCCCTGACCTGAAAACCCAACGTCTTGACTTCATCAGCTCTCATTTACAAGAACCTTTGTGTGAAGACATTGTTCAGCTCTTATCAAACTTTGATTTAAGATCCAACAACTGGCAAGAAGTTGAAGAGAAACTTGTTATAATTAAGGAtataaacaatgaaataaaaaatcacaCGAAAGTACCAGAGGTACAGAGAGGACTTCCAATGATTGCAAACATGGAAGGAACTAAGTTGCTTCAGAGCAAAGTGCACAGTGTAACAATGAATCAAATGCCAGACACACCTGGGTGGAGAGTAATTGAAAGACTTGGTCTGAAGGACTACTGTCCAAAGAAGCTGACAACCTCTGACTTTCTAGTCCTTGACATGTCTTCCACAGAAAGAAGCCAGCCAGCTACGGAGAAGGAGCTGCCATTTTTCTATCTCCAGAAACTTTTCATGGTGGATTACAGAGCAAGAGAAGTTGTTccaataaaaaatgagaaaaaaatgtctCTTTTACAAAATTGTACTAAGGAAACAGAGGACCTGGGCGTGgatgatttttttaatgaagacAATGAAGGCAGTAGTGATGTAAATACAAATCTAACAGACATTCACTTCATGGATGTCCAGATGGCCATCTATCATTGTGCCGACATGCTGCTCTGGCAGTATATTGTATCTAAGCTTTCATTTTGTCAATATGCTCTTCCACTATTGGTACCAAATCCTTTTACCGGTATGATTGAATTTCCTTTGTGGTCTTTTCGACCTCTTAAAAAAAGCTGGAAGAGTTCAGGTATATCTAAAAATGGAAAGAATGATGTCGACTGCAAAAATGCTAGCATTTGTGAAACGATAATTCCAATAGTGTCATTTCTCCGCCTGGGACAAAGTTTCTCTTCAAAATCACAGATCCTTAATGGAGTAATCAATAATCAGAAGCACAATACATTTTACCACCGACACTGCAAAGGTAGCAGAGGAAAATGCCACTTTATGGATGGAGTGGTTGAGATCTCCTGGTACTGTCCAAGAGGAAAGGACGATGACCTATTTAACGACTGTATTGCCTTTGCAAATTTGCGTGGCGATGCCAGAGATCACCCTAAGCAGCTTGATTTTCTCCTTTGTACTTCTTCTGTCATCATTATCCTGATGACCGATGCTGACCGCAACAAAGATGGAAAGGTAATATTAGAGAAACTTCTAAAGTCCCAGACCCCTTTGATCTGTCTGTGTGCTGACAAGGAAACTGTACCTAAGGGGAATTACAAGAATAAAGTGAAGATACCCGTATTGAATCAAAATCAAGCTGAACTGTTTCAAAAGTTAAGAATCTGCATTAAGGACATGCTATACAGGTCAGAAGTAATGGTCACTGTGGACAATTGTGCAGAGATTGCAAGGAATAGCAATCTGAAAAtcgatgaagatgatgatgattgcAAAGCAGCCATGGTGAAGGCAGAATCTGTAGTGGCGTGGTTAAAGCAGGTATCCTCATCTGCTGTGAAAGAATTGTTTTTTCCACTTCAAGGAGATCTTTGGCATAGCTGGTGCAAGAAAAATAAGGAACTAACTCGTCTACAAGCCAAAGAAATTCAAAGTATTGAACAAACTAAAAGTACAATTGAAAGTGAAAAAGGTAAACTCAGAAGAGAACAGTATAGAATAGGATTTCCTCCAAATGAAGTTTTGGCAGAATTCATTACATACTTGAAAATACTATCTGTGAcccaaaaaaagttgtttttaaagtggTTGGGAATAAGATTAGATGAAGTTCCTGCTTTAAACCATTCACAAAAGTCTGGTGAGGAATCATCAATAGGAGGAAGTGTAAAACAAAAGAGTCAGAAAACTGATATGGCGAAAGAAGAATGGGAGGCATCCTCACTCAAACCTTCTACCTTGGGTTTGGAAATTTTGCTGAGAGAACTTGGCCAGATCTATGAAGCACTAGACTTTCAGTCCGGGAAGAAGAATGAGCTATTCTTGACTCTGCCGCAACTTGCAGCTGAACTCATGATCACTGGCTATCCCATTGAGCTGCTGGATGGTGATGCCTCTCATATTCCAGTAACGTGGATAAATTCTGTTCTTCAAAGAGTCATTGAGAAGCTGGGAGACAAGAGGATTTTTGTTCTTTCAGTTTTGGGAATTCAGAGCACTGGGAAGTCCACCCTACTGAACTCATTGTTTGGCCTTCAGTTTGCCGTGAGTGCAGGTCAGTGTACCAGAGGAGCCTTCATGCAGTTGATTAAAGTCAAAGAGGGACAAGAGGACCTCAGGTTTGATTACCTTCTAGTGATTGACACTGAAGGACTTCGGGCTTTGGAACTGGGAAACAAATCAGCTCTACACCATGACAATGAGCTGGCTACATTTGTGATTGGGATTGCCAACCTCACATTGGTCAACATATTTGGCGAGAATCCATCTGACATGCAGGATATCCTTCAAATTGCTGTTCAAGCATTTCTGAGAATGAAGAAGATTAATTTGTCTCCAAGTTGCATTTTCGTTCACCAGAACGTTGGGGATGTGTTAGCTGATGAAAGAAACAGGGAAGGCAGATATCGACTTAAAGAGAGGTTGGATGACATGACCCAAACCGCTGCTAAACAGGAGGTATGTGATGTTACACAGTTTAAAGATGTCATCAGGTTTGACATCGACAGACACGTCCATTACTTCACTCATCTTTGGGAAGGAAACCCTCCGATGGCTCCTCCAAATCCGAGTTATTGTGAAAATGTTCAGAAGTTGAAGGAAATGCTGTTTTCTGAGGAAATGCAGGTGGGAATCTTAAAAATGTCACAATTTAAAGCTCGTGTCCAGGACTTCTGGTCTGCTCTCCTAGATGAGGACTTTgtcttcagttttaaaaataCGTTGGAGGTAGGAGCATATAGAAAGCTCAGCGAAGAGTATGGAAAATGGAGCTGGCAGCTGAGAAGTGAGGTACTGGAGATGGAAAACGACATGAAGAGCCAAATTGAAAATCATATTGTGCGAGAGGTAACAGTATTAGATCTGGAAGAAAAAATTCGGAAGAAGTACGAAAATCTTGAAACCGAAATAGAGCAATACTTTGAAAATGATAAAGATAAAGACATATTAGCTCAATGGAGtgggaaaattaaattaaattttaaaaatcttaaagaaGATCTCATAAAAGAAGTTAAAAGAGTACTGGATAGCTTTAGTTTGATGATACAAAGTATTCGAAAGGTGgaagaacaaaaaagtaaatatgaaaTGGAGCTGATGAAAAAGAGCCAGGAGGTGGCCCTTCAACTTAAAGACAAAGCCACAGatgaaacagaactgaaaaaagCTTTTGAAAACCTTTGGATCGAGTGGGTAACTAGAGTTAAGTCTGATATGCCTCAACTTGAAGATCCCATTATAGAGGCAGACTTTGACAGAACATTAtcggaacattttgaaaataaattaattcgtTCTTGCAGAGACAGAAAGACCTACCAAAAAGTGGCAACAGCATCTGATTTTTCGATATATCTAAATATGAAGAAAGGAAACCCGTTGAAAAACGTAATGAAAATAACAGATGGATTTATATACAACATAGATGAACAGGATCATCAATGTATGAGGAACCTCACGAAAACTCTTATACAGAATGCAAGAGATTATATAGAAGGCAAAGAGACAACAATGGCAGATTACAATCAGAATTATATccatgaaatgatgaagaaaatttATGAAGAGGTAAAACATTGTGATTGCAATAAACACaggtttgaaattaaaaaagaatattcaATCGATGTGGCACTGCACATACGTGAAGAAGCCGTGCACAGTTTTCAGGAGATGCATTACACTTTTAAGAAAGCTAACAATCCCTTGGAATATCTACAAGGAAAGAAATCAGACTTTTTTGAGTCTTTCAAGATGTTGTGTAGTGGAACAACAATGGCTGCTCTTTTAGCTGACAAAATCACACAGAATGTTAAGAAAACAATACGGAAAGAAGCCTTCAAAAAAGTCACCCCTTTTGTAATTAAAGATAGTCAGAAAAGTGACCCAGCCTTAAATGGAGACAGAGCTAATCTCGAGCAACACATCTTACAGTCTCTAATGGAAAAGTGCGATTTTCAGGAATTTATTCAATATGCCAGTTCTCCCAAAAGTTATTATGAGGAGTTTATTAGGAAACGTGTGGATGAATACTTCtcattaaacaatgaaaaaatagggCTGAAGTTCCAAGACCACCTTAACAAGATTGGGGTTAAAATTAGTAAATTGTTTGGATTTACCATTGATGAAGAAAATACTGATCCTTTTGCATGGCTTAACATTTTTGCTGGACAAAGTGATGGAATGTTCTTCTCAAAAAATGATTTCAGGGGTTATCAAAATGTGGACCCTCAGGACATTACATTCTTTAGAGACACTCTGGAAAATTCTCTGCTCAATGCAGTGAATGAACTGAAGGAAGAGTTTAATGGTAAGCAACCTATTGACCGGAAACTTTTGAGCTGCCAACCTGATGAAATGCTGATTCAGCAGTTAAATGGATGCTGGGTGACATGTCCATTGTGTCATGCTGTCTGTGCAAATTCCTTCACAGACCATGAAGGTGATCACAGTACCCGGTTCCACCGTCCCCAAGGAGTCAGTGGTATAAAGTGGCATAGTACTGACAGACTTGTTGTAAGTATTTGCTCCAGCCTTGTGGAAAGCAAATGTAAAATGGTccttcacaaaaataacaaaaaacttcAATATAAGCAATATCGAAAAGCAGGCCCTGAATATGCAAATTGGAGCATCAAACCAGATCGATCAACACAACCCCTATGGAAATGGTTTCTGTGTCAATTTAAGTCTGATCTGGAGAAAGAGTACAATGGGATTTTAGAAGACATTCCTCCAGAATGGAATCGTTTTACAAAAGAAGATGTTATGAACTCACTTATGGATACAAAATGA